DNA from Polaribacter sp. NJDZ03:
TGATGAAAAAATAGCAAATTTACTAGCTATAGACGCTTTAAAAAGAGGCGCAAATTCAGTTCAATTTATTGCTTATAAGAATTTTGATTATAGAAAACTACTTCTTAATATTGATGTAAAATCTATTTTCATCTACTTTCAGTTTCATTTTTTAGAAGACACCTTTCAGCTAGAAGTTTCTAAATTTATAAATTCAGAAAAAACATATTTTCAAACTGATATAATCGGTAACTTAGCGGAAACAGGTAATTGGTTTTTTAATTTAAAAGAAGATTTTATAAAGCTAGAGAGAATTCAGAAAAACACCACAAATTGTATTGTTGTTTCTGGAGATTTATATCAAAATTGTGGAGCAACAATTACACAACAACTCGCTTATACATTAGCGCATGCAAATGAGTATCTAAATAAGTTTGGAGGTACCGTTGCTGAAAAAATAAATTTCTCTTTTTCTGTAGGAAGCAATTATTTCTTTGAGATTGCAAAATTAAGAGCTTTTAGAATTTTATGGTCAACACTTATAAAAGAATATGAAATTGAAGATTTAGAAGCTCATATTTTTGTGCAACCAAGTTTAAGAAACAAAACTATTTATGATTATAATGTAAACTTATTAAGAACAACATCAGAATGTATGAGCGCTATTTTAGGCGGATCAAATACCATTTCTAATGTTTCTTACGATGCAATTTATCATAAATCTAACGAATTCGGAAATCGTATTTCTAGAAATCAATTATTAATATTACAACAAGAAAGTTACTTAGCAGAAGCCCAGGGGTTTGCCGAAGGTTCTTATTATATAGAATCTATAACACAACAATTAGCAGAAAACGCATTAACTCTTTTTAAGCAAATAGAAAAAAGTGGCGGTTTTTTAAAACAATTAAAGAACGGCATCATTCAGAAAAAAATTAAAGAGAGTGCATTAAAAGAAGAAAATAGCTTTAAGGAAAAAGAAATTATACTTTTAGGTATAAATTTGCAACAAAATAAGGAAGATAAAATGCAACAAGATTTAGAGTTGTATCCTTTTGTTAAGCAAAGAAATATAAAAACACTAGTCCCCCCATTAACTAGAAAACGGCTTTCAGAATTATTAGAAAAGGATCGATTACATTCTGAAAAAAGTTTATAATAAAATGAAAATGGACAAAAACAAAGAAATTCTATTTAAACAGAAAAAACAAAATGAGTTAAAACTAGAGATTCAACAATTAAAAAAGAGACTTCCTACACTTATAATAGGATTTATTTTTTTCGTTGCAGTCAGTCTTTATTTTTTAGAAGACAAGTTTTATCATTTTTTTGGAAACAGTGTCAACTTTATATTTAGTACTGTTATGCTATTGTGCGTATTTTCTTTAGCTTTTATCCTAAAGAGTTATATTCAAATTAAGAAAAGACAAAAAAAAGTAAAAAATATTGGAGTTGAATTGTATAAATTAATGAAACTAGACGAGGGCCTCCCTAAAAATGAGTAGAAAAGAATTACAACATATAAAACTCAAAAACTCAGATAAAAACACAAAACCTTCTTTTATACAAGAAGGTTTTGTAGCTGGTATTGCTCCAAATTTAAGAGGTCCATATGCTACTATGTATGTTAGAAGACCTTGGACTATTAGACAATATGCGGGTTTTTCTACTGCAGAAGAAAGCAATTCTTTTTACAGAAGAAATTTAAAAGCTGGCCAGAAAGGACTGTCTATAGCTTTTGATTTAGCTACTCATAGGGGGTATGATTCCGATCATGAACGAGTACAAGGAGATGTTGGTAAAGCTGGTGTTGCGATCGATTCTGTAGAAGACATGAAGATTTTATTTGACCAAATTCCGTTAGATAAAATGTCTGTTTCCATGACTATGAATGGTGCTGTTTTACCCATTTTAGCTTTTTATATTGTTGCCGCAGAAGAACAAGGTGTTTCTTTAGAACAATTATCTGGTACTATCCAAAATGATATTCTAAAAGAGTTTATGGTTAGAAATACATACATCTACCCTCCTGCTCCATCTATGAAAATTATTGCAGATATTTTTAAATTTACAAGCAGTAAAATGCCAAAATTTAATTCTATATCTATTTCTGGTTACCACATGCAAGAAGCAGGTGCTACTGCAGAAATAGAATTAGCGTATACCCTTGCAGATGGTTTAGAATATATAAGAAAAGGAATTGAAGTAGGCATGGAAATAGATGCTTTTGCTCCTAGATTATCTTTTTTCTGGGCAATTGGTATGGATCATTTTACAGAAATTGCAAAATTACGAGCTGCAAGAATGTTATGGGCAAAAATTGTAAAACAATTTAATCCTAAAAATCCAAAATCTTTAGCCTTAAGAACGCATTGCCAAACTAGTGGTTGGTCTTTAACCGCACAAGACCCTTTTAACAATGTTGCCAGAACAACTATTGAGGCAATGGCTGCCGCTTTTGGTGGCACACAAAGTTTACACACAAATGCTTTAGATGAAGCTATTGCTTTACCTACAGATTTTTCTGCAAGAATTGCAAGAAACACACAAATATATTTACAACAAGAAACACATATAACAAAAACAGTAGATCCTTGGGCAGGAAGTTATCATGTAGAAAAACTAACAGAAGATATAACCAACAATGCTTGGAAATTAATTTGTGAGATTGAAGAACTTGGCGGCATGACAAAGGCCATTGAAAAGGGAATTCCTAAAATGCGTATTGAAGAAGCTGCAGCTATAAAACAAGCTAAAATAGATGGCGAAAGAGATGTAATTGTAGGGGTTAATAAATACCAGTTAAAAAAAGAAGATCCTTTACATATTTTAGAAGTTGATAATGAAGCTGTACGAAGTTCTCAAATTAAAAGATTAAACCATTTAAAAACTACTAGAAACAACACTGCAGTTAAAACGTCTTTAGAAGCGTTAACAGAAGCTGCAAAATCAGGAAAAGAAAACCTATTAGATTTAGCTGTAAAAGCAGCTAAAAACAGAGCAACTTTAGGAGAAATTTCTGATGCTTTAGAAATCGTTTTTGGAAGACACAAAGCAGTTCATAAAACAATTTCTGGGGTATATAGTAAAGAAATAAAAGACGATAAACTTTATAACAGAGCTGCAGAATTATCTGATAAATTTGCAGAGTTAGACGGAAGACGTCCAAGAATTATGATTGCCAAACTAGGGCAAGATGGTCATGACAGAGGCGCAAAAGTGGTGGCTACTGGTTATGCCGATTTAGGTTTTGATGTAGACATTGGTCCACTATTTCAAACACCAAAAGAAGCCACAAAACAAGCCATAGAAAATGATGTTCATATTTTAGGAATATCTTCTTTAGCGGCAGGTCATAAAACATTAGTTCCGCAAGTTATTGCAGAACTAAAAAAATACGGACGAGAAGACATTATGGTTATTGTTGGCGGTGTAATACCTCCTCAAGATTATCCATTTTTATTGGATGCTGGTGCCGCTGGCATCTTTGGTCCAGGAACAAAAATTGCACAAGCTGCCATTGACTTACTCACTATTTTAATTGATAGCACATCAGAATAAAAAGATACTTTTTACATAAATACATTTTCTTTATTTGATACATTTTCTTTTGGAATCTCGTTAAAGAACTCAGCAGCTTCAGTACTCGAGGCTCCTCCATAAGATGCTAAAAAAGTTCCTTTAAAATCATCTTTTGTTACAACAATATATAATATAGACATATCTGCAGGGTTACTCATTCCTTCAAACCGATGTTCTGCAACAATAAAAATCTCAGTAGGTTTGTATGTACTTTTTGTTTTGTTATCAATTAGTATCCCATCCACAACTCTATAATTACTGGTGTATCCTTTTTCTTCGTATTTCTTAATAATTTCTAATTCGTTTTTATCTGTATTCATTTTATTTCTAATTTAAGTTCATCACAAAATAATAACATTTATGAATAAAGAGGTATTGCAAACAATTTAGATGTTAACTCAAACCAAATTTTAAAAACTCTAATGCACTCCTTTTTCTATGATACGAGTTAATCTAATACTTACATAAACTTGATCTTTGTATAAAAACAAAATCATGGCAACCTTAGGAAATATTATTAAAGGAATCATCAATTTAACAGATACACTTTCATCTGAAACAAACCACATCGAAGCTCAAAAAGAGGTTTTAAAAAACTTATTGGAAACAGCTAAAGAAACTCAATTTGGTGAAGCTTATAATTTTGAATCCATTCTTTTAAGTGATGACTTACAAACTTCCTTTGCTGATGAAGTTCCTTATTTTGACTATAACTCCTTAAACGAAAAATGGTGGTACAAAATTCATAATGGTGAAGAAAATGTAACTTGGATTGGAAGTCCGTCTTATTTTGCTCTAAGTTCTGGTACCACCGGAAAAACGAGTAAAAGAATTCCGGTTACTGATGAAATGATTGCTGCTATAAAAAGTTCTGGAATTAAACAAGTTACTTCTTTAAATAACTTTGATTTGCCTGTAGATTTCTTCGAAAAAGATATTATGATGTTAGGTAGTTCTACAGACTTAGATGAAAAGGAAGATCATTTTGAGGGAGAAATAAGTGGAATTAGTGCTAGTAATATTCCTTTTTGGTTTAAAGGTTATTATAAGCCTGGAGAAGAAATTGCAAAGATTGAAGATTGGGACGAGCGTGTACAACATATTGCAGAAAATGCAAAATCTTGGGATATTGGTGCTTTAAGCGGAATACCTTCTTGGATAGAATTAATGATGCAGAAAGTTATTGATTTTCATCATTTAGAAAACATTCATGAAATTTGGCCAAATTTACAAGTGTATACTTCTGGTGGCGTTGCTTTTAGTCCTTATGAAAAAAGTTTTAAAGCTTTATTAGGGAAACCCGTTACGGTTATAGATACTTATTTGGCTTCCGAAGGATATATTGCGACACAAGTAAGACCTGAAACTGATGCAATGCAGTTAAATACTGAAAATGGTATTTATTTTGAGTTTGTACCCATGAATCCAGATTATATAAATGAAGATGGATCTATCAAACAAAATGCACCTTCTTTAACTTTAGAACAAGTTGAAACAGACACCGATTATATATTAATTATAAGTACCGTTAGTGGTGCTTGGCGTTATTTAATTGGTGATACAATTGAATTTACTGATGTAGAAAAAGCAGAAATTAAAATTACAGGTCGTACAAAATTCTTTTTAAATACTGTTGGTTCTCAATTATCCGTCAATAAAATGGATGATGCGATAAACCATATAGAAGAAAAATTTTCAACAACAATTACAGAATATACCATTTGTGCAAAACGGTTTAAAGATGGTGAGTTTTATCATTCTTGGTATTTAGGTTCCGATCTAAAAGGTGATAATGATAAAATTGCAACAGCTTTAGATGATTTTCTAAAAGAAGCAAATAATAATTATAAAGTTGCAAGAAGTAAAGCCTTAAAAGGTGTAAAGGTTGCCATAATTCCTGTTGAAAAATTTCATGATTGGAATGATAATAACAAGAAAAAAGGTGGACAAGTAAAAATGGAGCGTGTAATGAAAGAAGAAAAGTTTGCCGATTGGGAAAATTTTGTTCAAAAAGCATAATTCAAAAAAAACTAAAATTAACTTTTAAACTTACTAAAATGAAAACTTCAGATATAATTATAAAATCTTTAGAGAATGAAGGCGTAGCATATATATTTGGCTTACCTGGTGAAGAAAATTTAGACGTGTTAGAATCCATCAGAAAATCTAATAAAATAAAACTAATATTAACTAGGCATGAACAAGGTGCCGGATTTATGGCAGCAACCTATGGTCGATTAACCGGTAAACCAGGAGTTTGCATGTCTACTTTAGGACCCGGTGCAACCAATTTAATGACGCCTGCTGCTTATGCGCAATTAGGTGCAATGCCAATGGTAATGTTAACGGGACAAAAACCGATAAAAGAAAGCAAACAAGGTAAATTTCAAATTGTAGACATTTTAGAGATGATGCAACCGCTTACAAAGTTTTCTAAACAAATAACCTATGGCAAGAATGCTAGTGCTATAATTAGAGAAGCATTTAGAGTTTCTCAAGAAGAAAGACCTGGTGCAGTGCATATAGAAATTCCGGAAGATGTTTCTAAAGAAGTCGTACAGAATCCACAGTATTTTAATGTGAATAAGTCCAAAATTCCTTCTGCAAATACAAACTCCATCTTAGAAGCAAAAGAAATGATTCTTTCAGCAAAAAAACCGTTATTATTAATTGGTGCTGGTGCAAATAGAAAAAGAGCCAGTAAAGCTTTAACTAATTTTGTAGATCAATTAGAAATTCCTTTTTTTAACACACAAATGGGTAAAGGAATTATTGATGAAAGAAATCCGCTTTATTTAGGAACTGCCGCTCTATCTTCTAACGATTTTTTACATGAAGCCATAGAAGCAGCAGATTTAATTATAAATGTTGGTCATGATACCATAGAAAAACCACCATTTGTTATGAATGCCGATGACAACAGAAAAGTGATTCACATTAACTTTTTTGCAGCAGAAGTTCATGAAGTTTATTTTCCGCAGTTAAATGTAATTGGAGATATTGCAACAAGTATACATCAATTAACAAAAGAGCTAGCATCGAATGCAAAAAAATGGAATATAGATTTTTTTATAAAAGTAAAAGAGAATGTATTGCGTCATTTATCTAAATATGAAGAAGACAATCGCTTCCCAATACTACCTCAGCGTTTAGTAAAAATTACAAGGAATATTTTACCCGAAGACGGAATTGTAACACTAGACAACGGAATTTATAAGATATGGTTTGCCAGAAATTACCCTGCTTATGCACAAAACACCTTACTTTTAGACAATGCTTTGGCAACAATGGGTGCCGGTTTTCCTTCGGCAATTATGACAAAAGAATTATATCTTAATAAAAAAGTTATTTCTGTAAATGGTGATGGTGGTTTTATGATGAATTCGCAAGAATTAGAAACTGCTGTTCGAATGGATTTAGATTTGGTAATTATTATTTTAAATGATAATGCCTACGGAATGATTGAATGGAAACAAGAAGGAGAAGGATTCCCTAAATTTGGACTAGAATATAACAACCCAGATTTTGTAAAATATGCAGAAAGTTTTGGAGCTATAGGGCACAGACCAAAATCTGTATTAGAATTCGAAGAAATTTTAACAAAAACATTAAGCTTAAAAGGAGTACATGTAATTGATTTAGCCGTAGATTATTCTCTAAATCATGAAATATTAAATGTATTACTAAGTAAAAATTCTAAAAAATAAAATTATGAAAACGATCACCACGATCAATCCTGCTACAGAAGCAGAAATTACTAGTTATAACAGAATTTCAAAAAAAGAAACAACAGATAAAATTGCAAAAGCGAACGATACTTATAAAACTTGGAAAAAAACAAGTTTAGACGAACGCTCTAAATTGATGCACAAACTAGCAAATATCTTTGATGAAAACAAAGAGAAATATGCACAATTGGCCACCCAAGAAATGGGGAAAATAATTGAACAATCTCGTAAAGAAATAGAAAAATGTGCTTTAATCTGTAGATATTATGCAGATAATATTGATGAATTATTAGCCGATAAAATAGTAGAAACTGAAGCAAGTAAAAGTTACGTAACATTTAAACCTTTAGGAGTTACTTTAGCCATAATGCCATGGAATTTCCCTTTTTATCAAGTTATTCGTTTTGCTGCTCCTGCAGTAATGACAGGAAATACAGGTGTTTTAAAACACGCATCTAACGTACAAGATTGTGCCTTTGCTTTAGAAGAAGCCTTTACAGAAGCAGGTTTCCCCGAAGGAGTTTTTACAAACCTAAATGTAGCATCAGATGCCATAGAAGCAATTATTGAAGATAAAAACATTGTTGCAGTAACATTAACTGGAAGTGAACCTGCAGGACGTTCCGTTGCTAAAATTGCTGGAAAAAACTTAAAAAAGACCGTTTTAGAATTAGGTGGAAGTGATGCTTACATTATCCTTGAAGACGTAGATTTAGAAAAAGCTACAGATTTAGCAACATTTGGACGACTACAAAATAACGGGCAAACTTGTATTGCTGCAAAACGTTTTATTGTTTTAGAAGAAATTTATGATGACTTCTTAAAACTCTTTACAAAGAAAATGAAAGCTGCAAAAATGGGAGCTCCAACAGACGAAGATGTTTATTATGGCCCTATGGCGCGTATAGATTTACGTAACGAAATTCATAAACAAGTAGAAAAAACAGTCAAACAAGGTGGAAAGTTAATTTTAGGAGGAAAAATTCCTGATAGAAAAGGAGCTTATTATCCTGCAACAATTTTAGCAGATTTAAAACCTGGCATGACAGCCTTTGATGAAGAACTTTTTGGACCAGTAGCTTCTGTTATTAAAGCAAAAAACGAAGAGCACGCTATAGAACTAGCCAATAATTCTACTTTTGGCTTAGGTTCTGGTGTATTTACAAATAATACTAAAAGAGGAGAAAAAATTGCTTTACAATTAGAAGCAGGAAATAGTTTTGTAAACAAATTAGTAACTTCAGACCCAAGATTACCTTTTGGAGGTATTAAAAACAGTGGTTATGGTAGAGAACTTTCTAGCTACGGAATTAGAGAGTTTGTAAACACAAAATCTATTTGGATAGATTAATTTTTCTAAAATTGAAACAAAGTAAAAACCATCACAAATTTGTGGTGGTTTTTGCTTTTATAATAAGAATGCTTATTTTATATGCTCTAAATTTTCTTCTAACTTATTTCGATCATCCACCAAAACCATAATTTCTTCTGGAGACAAATAGTATCTTTTAATCCGATTTTTATATGCTTCTGAAATATCAGCATGATTCAGAATAAAATTCTTTGTTTTTATAATATACGATTCCATTTTGTGCTTTACTGCAAAACCATCTGCGGCTCTTTCTGCGGCCACAATATGAGTATCCGAAAACAAGTATTTAAGTCCGAACCAAATTAAATTTAACTTACTTCTATTTTGATAATCCATAATATGCCCTAATTCGTGACCTATCCAACCAATAAAAATATCTTTAGGAATATCTCGCGTAGAAAATTCTTTATCAGAAATTTTAAATTTTTCACTAATTAAAATTAAAAATTTTCTGTTATGTGTAGATTTAAAAAAACTATCAAAAGTGGGTCTTGCTTGCATTGTAGACTTTTTAATATTCTTTTTAAATTTAAACTGAATGTGTATGTTTTTTAACTGCGGATAATAATTTAGTGCAGTTTCTACTTCCGCTTTTATGGTTTTAGGAATTACATGATATTTAGGCATAAACTTTATGATTTTTTTAAAACTTTAATACATAAATATACCCATATCTAGAAGTTCATTTGTGCTTTTATGCTTAAATTTGTAGCTCTTTTAAAAAGCATTTCAGAAGGATGAAAAAAATTATTAGTATTCTCTACTCGACTCGTTTAATGGCCGTTTTATTTATCCTTTTTGCGGTTGCAATGGGAGTTGCAACATTTATAGAAAACGATTTTGGCACGCAAACCTCTAAAGCACTTGTTTATAACACCTGGTGGTTTGAACTAATTATGCTGTTCTTTGTTATTAATTTCTTTGGAAACATCTTTAGATATAGATTGTATAAGAAAGAAAAATGGGCCGTTTTAATGTTTCATTTATCTTTTTTATTAATTCTTGTTGGTGCAGGAGTAACCCGTTATATTGGTTTTGAAGGTATTATGTTAATTAAAGAAGGAGAATCTACCGATAAATTCTTATCTGAAACCACTTATTTAAACGCTATCATTGATAATGGTAAGGTACAAAAGCCAGAAATAAATAAACCAATGTTATTATCTGCTTGGGGTAAAAATTCTTGGTCCTACTCAGATCACTTTAAAACCGAAGACACAGAACAAGATTTTAGTTTTGAGCTTGTTGAATACATTCCTTGGGCTGAAAGAAAATTAGTAGAAGATGAAAATGGAATTGAACATTTGTTTTTTGTAGAATCTTCGGATGGAAGCCGTCATGAACATTGGATTCAAAAAGGAACAATTGAAAATATTCACGGAGTTTTAGTTGGTTTTGATGTTGAGAGCGAAAATGCTTCTATTAACTTTATAGAACAAAATGGAAACTTAAAAATGGTTTCTAAAGATGATGGTGATTGGTTTAGAATGGCAGATCAGAAAAAAGGTAATATTGCTAAAGACTCTCTACAAAACTTTCAATATTTAACTTTACACAATGTGTCGGGTTTACAATTTGTAATTCCAAGACCAGCAGAAAAAGGTGTCATGAAAACTACTAGTGGCCCTAAAGACGATAAAAAACTAGACGTTGTTGTTGTAGACATTAAAAGTAATGGCCAAACTGAAAGGGTAGAATTAACAGGAGGTAAATTTAACTCTCAGGGTTCTAAAGAAGTTACTGTTGGAGGACTAAATTTTAGAGTATTATATGGTGCAAAAATTTTAGAAACACCTTTTTCAATAAAACTAAATGACTTTCAACTAGAAAAATACCCAGGGTCTGAAAGTGCTGCGTCTTACGCCAGTGAAGTAACCGTAATAGATGGAGATGAAACTTTTGATTATAGAATTTTTATGAATCACATTTTAGACCACAAAGGCTATAAATTCTTCCAATCTAGTTACGACTTGTCTGGACCAGTAGAAGAGACACATCTTTCTGTAAATCATGATTTTTTAGGCACATTCATTACCTACCTAGGGTATTCTTTCTTATACACAGGTTTAATTTGTATTCTATTTGCTAAGAACACTCGTTTTGACGACTTAAAAAAAGGATTAAAAAAGATTAGAAAGAAAAAAATGACTTTATCTGTTATTGCAGTATTAATGTTTTCTAGTTTTAGTTTTGCGCAACATGCTCCGCATAAAGAAAGCAAAATTACAGACCATCAAATAGACTCAATACTACAAGCTAATTTAGTAGATGTTCATCATGCTGAAAGCTTTAATAAATTGGTTATTCAAGATGCTGGAGGTAGAATGAAACCTGCTCATACTTTTGCTTCTGAATTGGTTAGAAAAGTAAGTAAGACAGAAACTTTTAATGGAATGCAACCGAGTCAAGTTTTATTATCTATAATAGAAAATCCAAGACTTTGGTTTGAAGTACCTGTTATTTATTTAGAAAAAGGAAATACACATATTAGAGAATCTTTAAGTTTATCTAAAGATGCAGAATATGCTCGTTTATCAGATTTTATAACGCCAACTGGTTCTTATAAAATAAAAGAAGAAGTTGCTGAAGCTCAAAAGAAAAATGTAAAAAATAAATTTGAGAAAGATTTAATTAAAATAGATCAACGTGTTGGTTTATTATACAGCGCAATTGGTGGTGGTATTTTACGTATTTATCCAATTCCTAATGATGATAATAATACCTGGGTTTCTCAACCAGAAAGTTCTACGGCAGGTTTTAAAGCTACAGATTCTGTTTTCGTTCGTCAATCTTTACCTGTTTACATTCAACTTTTACAAGAAGCAAAAAAGAGCAACGATTATACAAAAGCAGATCAAATTTTAGACGGAATTAAAAAGTTTCAACAAAAATTTGGATCTGAAGTATACCCTTCAGAAAAACAAATTAGTTTAGAAATTTCTTATAACAAACATCAACCTTTTCAAAAACTAGTAAAATACTACGGTTTAGTAAGTTTACTTTTAATAATTTTTGTTTTGTGGCAAATTTTCAATTCTAAAAAATGGATTAATTATACAGTAAAAGGATTAATAGCAATTATAATTGGGTTGTTTATTGTTCATAATTTAAGTTTAATTGCCCGCTGGTATATTAGCGGAAATGCACCTTGGACAAACGCTTATGAATCAATTATTTTTGTTGCTTGGGCAACAATGTTATTCGGTTTATTTATAGGAAGAAAATCTGCTTTAACAATTGCAGCTGCTGCATTTTTAACAGCAATTACATTGTTTTTTGCTGGTCAGAACTGGTTAGATCCAGCAATTGCAAACATACAACCTGTTTTAAATTCTTGGTGGCTTTTAGTACATACCTCTATAATTGTAGCCAGTTACGGACCTCTTTCATTGGCTATGATTCTTGGAATTTTTGCTTTATTTCTAATGGTTTTTACAACCAAAAAGAACAAAAACAAAATGGATTTGAATATTAAAGAAATTACAATTATTAACGAAATGGCAATGACCGTTGGTTTGGTAATGTTAACTATCGGTAACTTTCTTGGAGGTATGTGGGCTAATGAAAGCTGGGGAAGATACTGGGGTTGGGACCCAAAGGAAACTTGGGCCTTAGTTTCTATTATGATCTATGCTTTTGTTTTACACATGCGTTTAATACCTGGTTTACGAGGTAGATACACTATAAATTTATGGTCTATAATAGCCTATTTTTCTATTATGATGACGTATTTTGGAGTAAACTTCTACTTAGCAGGCTTACACTCGTATGCAAGTGGGGATAGAGTTATTACGCCAACTACTGTTTATTATTCTGTTGGGTTTACCATAATTCTAGGAATTTTAGCTTGGTTTAAATACAAGAAATACTATAAAAAGTAATACATATTTTAGCAATAAAATGTACTTTTGCAACTGATTTAATAACAATAAAAAACAATATGTTTCATAAAAATATAAAATTAATTTTAGCAGGTTTAATAACAGCTTTCGCAGTGTATCAATTTACCTTAGGTAATATAATGAACGGAATTTCTATCTTACTTTTGGCAGGAATTTTTGTGTTATTTTATTTTAAAAACGAATTTATTTTACTTGCTTTTTTACAATTACGTAAGCAAAATTTTGAAGGAACTAAAAAATGGTTAGACTATATTAAAAACCCAGAAGCTGCATTAATCGTTAAACAGCAAGGTTATTTTAATTATTTACATGGTATTATATTAAGTCAGACGAATATTACACAAGCAGAAAAATTTTTACGTAAAGCCGTTAAAATAGGTTTACCTATGGATCATGATTTAGCAATGGCTAAATTACAACTGGCTGGTATTGCAATGACAAAAAGACGTAAGCGTGAAGCAACGAACCTAATGGCTGAAGCTAAAAAATTAGACAAACACGGTATGTTAAAAGACCAATTGAAGATGATGAAAGATCAGATGAAAAAAATCTAATACTTTCTCTTTTTTACTGATATAAAAAAAATCTGCTATCTAGCGGATTTTTTTATGCCTTATAATTATTACAGTTAGCAGGTATTTCAATAACAAAAAGACGCAAACCTGAGGCAACTAACTTTAATAGGATGAAGATAAAAAATTAGACAAACACGGTATGTTAAAAGACTAAATCAAGATAATGAAAAATCAGGTAAAAAAAATCTAACACTTACATTTTAGTGATAAAAAAAACCCGCTGTTTAGCGGATTTTTTTTGACTTATATGTACTTCTTACTTTCTTATAAAAACTTCCAAGAGCTTATTTAAACAGAAAGCTAATAAGATTGTTTAGCCCTGATTGAACCTTTCGTCAATCTCAAGACAAGCTATTTGTTTGAGCTCTTTTTATTCCTTTTTAGGATAAAAAAAGTGAGTAGTAAAAGCAGGAAATAGCTTCTAAAAAACAGTAAAATAACACTGCTACTACAAGCTAAAC
Protein-coding regions in this window:
- the ccsA gene encoding cytochrome c biogenesis protein CcsA; translation: MKKIISILYSTRLMAVLFILFAVAMGVATFIENDFGTQTSKALVYNTWWFELIMLFFVINFFGNIFRYRLYKKEKWAVLMFHLSFLLILVGAGVTRYIGFEGIMLIKEGESTDKFLSETTYLNAIIDNGKVQKPEINKPMLLSAWGKNSWSYSDHFKTEDTEQDFSFELVEYIPWAERKLVEDENGIEHLFFVESSDGSRHEHWIQKGTIENIHGVLVGFDVESENASINFIEQNGNLKMVSKDDGDWFRMADQKKGNIAKDSLQNFQYLTLHNVSGLQFVIPRPAEKGVMKTTSGPKDDKKLDVVVVDIKSNGQTERVELTGGKFNSQGSKEVTVGGLNFRVLYGAKILETPFSIKLNDFQLEKYPGSESAASYASEVTVIDGDETFDYRIFMNHILDHKGYKFFQSSYDLSGPVEETHLSVNHDFLGTFITYLGYSFLYTGLICILFAKNTRFDDLKKGLKKIRKKKMTLSVIAVLMFSSFSFAQHAPHKESKITDHQIDSILQANLVDVHHAESFNKLVIQDAGGRMKPAHTFASELVRKVSKTETFNGMQPSQVLLSIIENPRLWFEVPVIYLEKGNTHIRESLSLSKDAEYARLSDFITPTGSYKIKEEVAEAQKKNVKNKFEKDLIKIDQRVGLLYSAIGGGILRIYPIPNDDNNTWVSQPESSTAGFKATDSVFVRQSLPVYIQLLQEAKKSNDYTKADQILDGIKKFQQKFGSEVYPSEKQISLEISYNKHQPFQKLVKYYGLVSLLLIIFVLWQIFNSKKWINYTVKGLIAIIIGLFIVHNLSLIARWYISGNAPWTNAYESIIFVAWATMLFGLFIGRKSALTIAAAAFLTAITLFFAGQNWLDPAIANIQPVLNSWWLLVHTSIIVASYGPLSLAMILGIFALFLMVFTTKKNKNKMDLNIKEITIINEMAMTVGLVMLTIGNFLGGMWANESWGRYWGWDPKETWALVSIMIYAFVLHMRLIPGLRGRYTINLWSIIAYFSIMMTYFGVNFYLAGLHSYASGDRVITPTTVYYSVGFTIILGILAWFKYKKYYKK
- a CDS encoding DUF2892 domain-containing protein is translated as MFHKNIKLILAGLITAFAVYQFTLGNIMNGISILLLAGIFVLFYFKNEFILLAFLQLRKQNFEGTKKWLDYIKNPEAALIVKQQGYFNYLHGIILSQTNITQAEKFLRKAVKIGLPMDHDLAMAKLQLAGIAMTKRRKREATNLMAEAKKLDKHGMLKDQLKMMKDQMKKI
- a CDS encoding NAD-dependent succinate-semialdehyde dehydrogenase; protein product: MKTITTINPATEAEITSYNRISKKETTDKIAKANDTYKTWKKTSLDERSKLMHKLANIFDENKEKYAQLATQEMGKIIEQSRKEIEKCALICRYYADNIDELLADKIVETEASKSYVTFKPLGVTLAIMPWNFPFYQVIRFAAPAVMTGNTGVLKHASNVQDCAFALEEAFTEAGFPEGVFTNLNVASDAIEAIIEDKNIVAVTLTGSEPAGRSVAKIAGKNLKKTVLELGGSDAYIILEDVDLEKATDLATFGRLQNNGQTCIAAKRFIVLEEIYDDFLKLFTKKMKAAKMGAPTDEDVYYGPMARIDLRNEIHKQVEKTVKQGGKLILGGKIPDRKGAYYPATILADLKPGMTAFDEELFGPVASVIKAKNEEHAIELANNSTFGLGSGVFTNNTKRGEKIALQLEAGNSFVNKLVTSDPRLPFGGIKNSGYGRELSSYGIREFVNTKSIWID